In a genomic window of Colius striatus isolate bColStr4 chromosome 2, bColStr4.1.hap1, whole genome shotgun sequence:
- the ANGEL2 gene encoding protein angel homolog 2 — protein sequence MLPRHVQRLGRDWIAHWNGSQILALNSPSYSCMRWAGHYPWASFPLPVPVDFSTNWRVPPFFGPWRQFQNSNWQFDNFMPSSCFHLPNPSMKSEGEEPLTKKRRLSGQHDNSTLEEETNCCNQKEALCLSVAQNEEKCSSKKGTIKRHWEYFCQHSGTMKIFENKETDQSNIESEAKFDFTVMSYNILSQNLLEDNSHLYRHCRQRLLIWTYRFPNILQEIKQLDADVLCLQEVQEDHYRKEIKSSLESLGYHCEYKMRTGRKPDGCAICFKTSKFSLISSNPVEFFRRDIPLLDRDNVGLVLLLQPRFHCKTNAAICIANTHLLYNPRRGDIKLTQLAMLLAEIANVAPQKDGTFCPIVICGDFNSVPGSPLYRFIKEGKLNYEGLAIGKVSGQEQFPRGQRILSIPIWPKKLGISQNCVYEIKEQQKEEKAGEKLEATKLDNTQEIVIASEKLSSKLQHHFKLSSVYSHYFPETGIPEVTTCHSRSAVTVDYIFYSAANDDDAAQPGAGDSFCGGLKLLGRLALLTEKDLWTVNGLPNENNSSDHLPLLAEFRLIER from the exons ATGCTGCCCCGTCATGTGCAGAGGCTGGGCAGAGACTGGATTGCCCACTGGAACGGTTCTCAGATACTTGCCTTGAACAGCCCGTCTTACAGCTGTATGAGATGGGCCGGACACTATCCCTGGGCCTCGTTTCCTCTTCCCGTTCCAGTTGATTTTTCAACAAACTGGAGAGTCCCACCATTTTTTGGACCTTGGAGACAGTTTCAGAACTCTAATTGGCAGTTTGATAACTTCATGCCAAGTTCTTGCTTTCACCTGCCTAACCCCAGTATGAAATCTGAGGGAGAGGAACCATTGACAAAGAAGAGAAGACTCAGTGGCCAGCATGATAATTCAACTCTTGAGGAAGAAACAAACTGTTGTAATCAGAAGGAAGCATTGTGTCTTTCTGTAGcacagaatgaagaaaaatgtagcAGCAAGAAAG GAACTATCAAAAGACACTGGGAATATTTCTGTCAGCACAGTGGAACAATGaaaatctttgaaaataaagaaactgaCCAAAGCAATATAGAAAGTGAGGCAAAATTTGATTTTACGGTCATGTCCTACAATATCCTCTCACAGAATTTGTTAGAAGATAACTCCCACCTGTACAGACACTGCAGGCAGCGGTTGTTAATCTGGACATATAGGTTTCCCAATATTCTACAAGAAATCAAACAGCTGGATGCAGAT GTACTATGTTTACAAGAAGTCCAAGAAGATCACTATAGAAAAGAGATAAAGTCAAGTTTGGAATCCCTGG GGTATCACTGTGAATATAAAATGAGGACAGGGAGAAAACCTGATGGCTGTGCTATTTGCTTCAAAACTTCCAAATTTAGCCTGATTTCATCAAACCCCGTGGAATTTTTTCGCCGTGATATTCCCCTCTTGGACAGAGACAACGTTGGACTGGTGTTGCTTTTGCAGCCTAGATTTCACTGTAAAACTAATGCTGCAATCTGCATAGCCAATACACATCTGCTGTATAACCCAAGGCGAGGGGACATCAAACTGACCCAACTTGCAATGCTCCTGGCAGAGATTGCTAATGTTGCCCCTCAGAAGGACGGTACCTTCTGCCCAATTGTCATCTGTGGTGACTTCAACTCTGTTCCTGGTTCTCCGTTGTACAGATTTATAAAGGAAGGAAAGTTAAACTATGAAGGACTTGCTATAGGGAAG GTCTCTGGACAAGAACAGTTTCCAAGGGGACAAAGAATCTTATCTATTCCAATTTGGCCAAAAAAATTAGGTATTTCACAAAACTGTGTATATGAAATAAAAGagcaacaaaaagaagaaaaagcag gaGAAAAATTGGAAGCCACAAAGCTGGACAACACTCAGGAGATTGTAATAGCATCTGAAAA GTTGTCTTCAAAACTTCAGCACCACTTTAAACTGTCTTCAGTGTATTCCCATTACTTTCCTGAAACTGGGATACCCGAAGTAACAACTTGTCACTCCCGAAGCGCTGTCACTGTGGATTACATTTTCTATTCTGCAGCAAATGATGATGATGCTGCCCAGCCAG GAGCAGGGGATTCTTTTTGTGGAGGTCTGAAACTCCTTGGCAGGCTGGCGCTTCTAACAGAGAAAGATCTTTGGACTGTTAACGGTCTTCCCAATGAAAACAACTCTTCTGACCACCTTCCATTGCTAGCAGAGTTCAGGCTTATTGAACGGTAA